The following proteins come from a genomic window of Canis lupus dingo isolate Sandy chromosome 20, ASM325472v2, whole genome shotgun sequence:
- the NCAN gene encoding neurocan core protein isoform X2: MGTTSVWASGLLMLQMLLFVAGEQSTQDSTAAASANIDKGLHMQKVGSGLVRAALAELVALPCLFTLRSWPGAAREAPRIKWTKVRTASGQRQDLPILVAKDNVVRVAKGWQGRVSLPAYPRHRANATLLLGPLRASDSGLYRCQVVRGIEDEQDLVPLEVTGVVFHYRAAQDRYALTFAEAQEACRLSSATIAAPRHLQAAFEDGFDNCDAGWLSDRTVRYPITQSRPGCYGDRSSLPGVRSYGRRDPRELYDVYCFARELGGEVFYVGPARRLTLAGARAQCRRQGAALASVGQLHLAWHEGLDQCDPGWLADGSVRYPIQTPRRRCGGPAPGVRTVYRFANRTGFPAPGARFDAYCFRAHHPTPHQHGDPETPSSGDEGEILSAEGPPAQELEPSIGEEMVTPDFQEPLVSSGEEEPLILAEKQQSRETPSPAPGGFTLASRPSLEAEEAWLSPATPSPSSLSTAVGTHTEATPTGPIPRKRGRFKGLNGRHFQQQEPQQGLEMGLEAGTQPPTPEAPGNHVEPLLATGATDASGTSRSQSPWAVLTNEVDMPEAGSPGGRSPPESWLWPPTVVPPSIPGPSRVLGLELEEAKGPSVRPATPDLPWSPSEGTALAPSPSEGPSSASWEVAPMVSSPDLPVMAMLRAPKLWLQPHPTPLPTQADRVKGHSEAIATISPSPASDTEVIPQDPIHPEVHSLSLSSVPTGQGREATSSTVGSHRAGYPIGFSQTATDTQTGPSPDSPRADFGETGGTSPTGLSKAELPRSTPQASVDRNVEDFAPTETAIEPPGVRDISRSDSQATMDEAQGTWPSLHSEGLDSLPTSAPSGVPRVFLIPGVTPSLEPWAAINGEAMLGPTDSTANLDPSDAGRIWEPGSHVVEGAESPPTLSPQMAVNSSMAMSLSSPDPGDKVGVLAVSTMTSSSSQPHPGPEGQVVTQGTLGDLAPSHEGSPPGEPGFPPWTPKAAGMDKPVSVSSGEPTMPGDTPSTHPPASLDPEEFELEVLAGSPDVEGFWEETASGEEPTLPGIPGNRSAEEAPLDPCENNPCLHGGTCKANGTMYGCSCDQGFTGENCEIDIDDCVSSPCENGGTCIDEVNTFVCLCLPSYGGSLCEKDTEGCDHGWHKFQGHCYRYFAHRRAWEDAERDCRRRAGHLTSIHSPEEHSFINSFGRENTWIGLNDRIVERDFQWTDNTGLCCVAPLQQCRMPHPLVLARPSIMSMLLYDTSVMKDLPNTMWPSSDAGAMASGTSPRLSAPNPDDPIGCGVTITTTSTITSITTTNHARSVENTRNTQ; this comes from the exons CCACATCTGTCTGGGCCTCAGGCCTCCTGATGCTCCAGATGCTGCTGTTTGTGGCTGGAGAACAGA GCACACAGGACTCCACTGCTGCTGCCTCCGCCAACATTGACAAAGGGCTCCACATGCAGAAGGTGGGGTCAGGGTTGGTCCGGGCTGCACTGGCAGAGCTGGTAGCCCTGCCTTGTCTCTTCACCCTGCGGTCATGGCCGGGTGCAGCCCGAGAAGCCCCTCGGATCAAGTGGACCAAGGTGCGGACTGCATCGGGCCAGCGACAGGACTTGCCCATCCTTGTGGCCAAGGACAATGTGGTTCGAGTGGCCAAGGGCTGGCAGGGACGCGTGTCACTGCCTGCCTACCCCCGGCACCGGGCCAATGCAACACTGCTCCTGGGACCCCTGAGGGCCAGCGACTCTGGGCTTTACCGCTGCCAGGTGGTGAGGGGCATCGAGGATGAGCAGGACCTGGTGCCCCTGGAGGTGACAG GTGTTGTGTTCCACTACCGGGCAGCTCAGGATCGCTATGCACTGACCTTTGCAGAGGCCCAGGAGGCCTGCCGTCTCAGCTCAGCCACCATTGCAGCCCCACGGCACCTGCAGGCTGCCTTTGAAGACGGCTTTGACAACTGTGATGCCGGATGGCTCTCTGACCGCACTGTTCG GTATCCTATCACCCAGTCCCGTCCTGGTTGCTATGGTGACCGTAGCAGCCTTCCAGGGGTGAGGAGCTATGGGAGGCGCGACCCACGGGAACTCTACGATGTGTATTGCTTTGCCCGTGAGCTGGGGG GCGAGGTCTTCTATGTGGGCCCGGCCCGCCGCCTGACTCTGGCCGGCGCGCGTGCCCAGTGCCGCCGCCAGGGCGCCGCGCTAGCCTCGGTGGGACAGCTGCACTTGGCCTGGCACGAGGGCCTGGACCAGTGCGACCCGGGCTGGCTGGCCGACGGCAGCGTGCGCTACCCGATCCAGACGCCGCGCCGGCGCTGCGGGGGCCCAGCCCCGGGCGTGCGCACCGTCTACCGCTTCGCCAACCGCACCGGCTTCCCGGCGCCCGGAGCGCGCTTCGATGCCTACTGCTTCCGAG CTCATCACCCAACACCACATCAACATGGAGACCCAGAGACCCCCTCATCTGGGGATGAGGGGGAGATCCTGTCAGCAGAAGGGCCCCCAGCCCAAGAACTGGAGCCGAGCATTGGGGAGGAGATGGTCACCCCTGACTTCCAGGAGCCTCTAGTGTCCAGTGGGGAGGAAGAGCCTCTGATCTTGGCAGAGAAGCAGCAGTCTCGGGagacccccagccctgcccctggaggCTTCACGCTAGCCTCAAGGCCCTCCCTGGAGGCTGAAGAGGCATGGCTGAGCCCAGcgacccccagccccagcagccttAGCACTGCAGTGGGCACACACACGGAGGCAACTCCAACTGGCCCCATACCCAGGAAGAGGGGACGCTTTAAAGGATTGAATGGGCGCCACTTCCAGCAGCAGGAACCCCAGCAAGGCCTGGAGATGGGGCTTGAGGCCGGCACCCAGCCCCCGACCCCAGAGGCTCCTGGGAATCACGTGGAGCCTCTGCTGGCCACCGGAGCCACAGATGCCTCAGGGACTAGCCGGAGCCAAAGCCCCTGGGCTGTGCTGACCAATGAGGTGGATATGCCTGAGGCTG GTTCCCCTGGTGGCAGGAGCCCTCCAGAGTCCTGGCTGTGGCCCCCAACCGTGGTCCCACCTAGCATCCCAGGCCCCAGCAGGGTCCTTGGCCTGGAACTTGAGGAAGCCAAGGGCCCCAGTGTGAGGCCAGCCACTCCTGACCTGCCCTGGTCCCCCTCAGAGGGCACTGCCCTGGCACCCAGCCCCTCAGAGGGCCCCAGCTCTGCTTCCTGGGAGGTAGCTCCCATGGTCTCTTCCCCAGACCTCCCTGTCATGGCCATGCTTCGTGCCCCGAAACTGTGGCTTCAGCCACACCCTACACCCCTCCCCACGCAGGCCGACAGGGTCAAGGGGCATAGTGAGGCCATAGCCACCATCTCACCCTCTCCTGCCTCAGATACTGAGGTTatcccccaggaccccatccatCCAGAGGTGCattccttgtccctctcctcagTCCCAACAGGACAGGGTAGAGAGGCCACATCCTCAACAGTCGGCAGCCACAGAGCGGGATATCCAATAGGTTTCTCGCAGACAGCCACAGACACACAAACTGGACCCAGTCCTGACTCTCCCAGGGCAGACTTTGGAGAAACTGGGGGGACCAGCCCTACTGGGCTCAGCAAAGCTGAGCTCCCCAGATCCACTCCACAAGCTTCTGTGGACAGGAATGTGGAAGATTTCGCCCCCACTGAAACAGCCATTGAGCCCCCAGGAGTGAGAGACATCTCGAGGTCTGACTCTCAGGCCACCATGGACGAGGCACAGGGCACGTGGCCCTCACTGCACAGTGAGGGGTTGGACTCTCTCCCCACATCTGCACCCTCGGGGGTCCCCAGAGTCTTCTTGATTCCTGGGGTCACCCCAAGTTTGGAACCTTGGGCTGCTATAAATGGAGAAGCCATGTTGGGGCCCACGGATTCCACAGCCAACCTGGATCCCAGTGATGCTGGTAGGATTTGGGAACCTGGATCCCATGTGGTTGAGGGAGCCGAAAGCCCCCCAACCTTGAGCCCTCAAATGGCTGTGAATTCGAGCATGGCAATGTCCCTCTCGTCCCCGGACCCAGGGGACAAGGTTGGGGTCCTGGCTGTGTCCACAATGACCTCCTCAAGCTCCCAACCCCAtccagggccagagggccaggTGGTGACCCAGGGAACACTGGGAGACTTGGCCCCTTCACATGAGGGTAGTCCCCCAGGGGAGCCTGGTTTTCCTCCTTGGACACCGAAAGCAGCTGGCATGGACAAgcctgtctcagtttcctcaggaGAGCCTACAATGCCAGGGGACACCCCCAGCACCCATCCGCCTGCCTCCCTGGACCCAGAGGAGTTTGAGCTGGAggtcctggcagggagcccagatgTGGAGGGCTTCTGGGAGGAGACAGCAAGTGGAGAAGAGCCGACcctaccagggatccctggaaacaGGAGTGCAGAGGAGG CCCCCTTGGATCCATGCGAGAACAACCCTTGCCTGCATGGCGGTACCTGTAAAGCCAATGGCACCATGTATGGCTGTAGCTGTGACCAGGGCTTCACCGGGGAGAACTGTGAGATCG ATATTGATGACTGTGTCTCCAGCCCCTGTGAAAATGGAGGCACCTGCATTGACGAGGTCAACACATTCGTCTGTCTTTGCCTCCCCAGCTATGGGGGCAGCCTCTGCGAGAAAG ACACAGAGGGCTGTGACCATGGCTGGCACAAGTTCCAGGGCCACTGCTACCGCTATTTTGCCCATCGACGGGCATGGGAGGACGCCGAGAGGGACTGCCGCCGCCGAGCTGGCCACCTGACCAGCATCCACTCGCCTGAGGAGCACAGCTTCATTAACA GCTTTGGGCGTGAAAACACCTGGATCGGCCTGAATGACAGGATCGTGGAGAGGGATTTCCAGTGGACGGACAACACAGGGCTG TGCTGTGTGGCCCCCCTCCAGCAGTGCAGAATGCCTCACCCATTGGTGCTCGCAAGACCAAGTATAATGTCCATGCTACTGTACGATACCAGTGTGATGAAGGATTTACCCAACACCATGTGGCCATCATCCGATGCCGGAGCAATGGCAAGTGGGACCAGCCCCAGATTGTCTGCACCAAAC CCAGACGATCCCATCGGATGCGgcgtcaccatcaccaccaccagcaccatcacCAGCATCACCACCACAAATCACGCAAGGAGCgtagaaaacacaagaaacaccCAGTAG
- the NCAN gene encoding neurocan core protein isoform X4, translated as MGTTSVWASGLLMLQMLLFVAGEQSTQDSTAAASANIDKGLHMQKVGSGLVRAALAELVALPCLFTLRSWPGAAREAPRIKWTKVRTASGQRQDLPILVAKDNVVRVAKGWQGRVSLPAYPRHRANATLLLGPLRASDSGLYRCQVVRGIEDEQDLVPLEVTGVVFHYRAAQDRYALTFAEAQEACRLSSATIAAPRHLQAAFEDGFDNCDAGWLSDRTVRYPITQSRPGCYGDRSSLPGVRSYGRRDPRELYDVYCFARELGGEVFYVGPARRLTLAGARAQCRRQGAALASVGQLHLAWHEGLDQCDPGWLADGSVRYPIQTPRRRCGGPAPGVRTVYRFANRTGFPAPGARFDAYCFRAHHPTPHQHGDPETPSSGDEGEILSAEGPPAQELEPSIGEEMVTPDFQEPLVSSGEEEPLILAEKQQSRETPSPAPGGFTLASRPSLEAEEAWLSPATPSPSSLSTAVGTHTEATPTGPIPRKRGRFKGLNGRHFQQQEPQQGLEMGLEAGTQPPTPEAPGNHVEPLLATGATDASGTSRSQSPWAVLTNEVDMPEAGSPGGRSPPESWLWPPTVVPPSIPGPSRVLGLELEEAKGPSVRPATPDLPWSPSEGTALAPSPSEGPSSASWEVAPMVSSPDLPVMAMLRAPKLWLQPHPTPLPTQADRVKGHSEAIATISPSPASDTEVIPQDPIHPEVHSLSLSSVPTGQGREATSSTVGSHRAGYPIGFSQTATDTQTGPSPDSPRADFGETGGTSPTGLSKAELPRSTPQASVDRNVEDFAPTETAIEPPGVRDISRSDSQATMDEAQGTWPSLHSEGLDSLPTSAPSGVPRVFLIPGVTPSLEPWAAINGEAMLGPTDSTANLDPSDAGRIWEPGSHVVEGAESPPTLSPQMAVNSSMAMSLSSPDPGDKVGVLAVSTMTSSSSQPHPGPEGQVVTQGTLGDLAPSHEGSPPGEPGFPPWTPKAAGMDKPVSVSSGEPTMPGDTPSTHPPASLDPEEFELEVLAGSPDVEGFWEETASGEEPTLPGIPGNRSAEEAPLDPCENNPCLHGGTCKANGTMYGCSCDQGFTGENCEIDIDDCVSSPCENGGTCIDEVNTFVCLCLPSYGGSLCEKDTEGCDHGWHKFQGHCYRYFAHRRAWEDAERDCRRRAGHLTSIHSPEEHSFINSFGRENTWIGLNDRIVERDFQWTDNTGLVLVALRFWSWQRSFSKAPDGP; from the exons CCACATCTGTCTGGGCCTCAGGCCTCCTGATGCTCCAGATGCTGCTGTTTGTGGCTGGAGAACAGA GCACACAGGACTCCACTGCTGCTGCCTCCGCCAACATTGACAAAGGGCTCCACATGCAGAAGGTGGGGTCAGGGTTGGTCCGGGCTGCACTGGCAGAGCTGGTAGCCCTGCCTTGTCTCTTCACCCTGCGGTCATGGCCGGGTGCAGCCCGAGAAGCCCCTCGGATCAAGTGGACCAAGGTGCGGACTGCATCGGGCCAGCGACAGGACTTGCCCATCCTTGTGGCCAAGGACAATGTGGTTCGAGTGGCCAAGGGCTGGCAGGGACGCGTGTCACTGCCTGCCTACCCCCGGCACCGGGCCAATGCAACACTGCTCCTGGGACCCCTGAGGGCCAGCGACTCTGGGCTTTACCGCTGCCAGGTGGTGAGGGGCATCGAGGATGAGCAGGACCTGGTGCCCCTGGAGGTGACAG GTGTTGTGTTCCACTACCGGGCAGCTCAGGATCGCTATGCACTGACCTTTGCAGAGGCCCAGGAGGCCTGCCGTCTCAGCTCAGCCACCATTGCAGCCCCACGGCACCTGCAGGCTGCCTTTGAAGACGGCTTTGACAACTGTGATGCCGGATGGCTCTCTGACCGCACTGTTCG GTATCCTATCACCCAGTCCCGTCCTGGTTGCTATGGTGACCGTAGCAGCCTTCCAGGGGTGAGGAGCTATGGGAGGCGCGACCCACGGGAACTCTACGATGTGTATTGCTTTGCCCGTGAGCTGGGGG GCGAGGTCTTCTATGTGGGCCCGGCCCGCCGCCTGACTCTGGCCGGCGCGCGTGCCCAGTGCCGCCGCCAGGGCGCCGCGCTAGCCTCGGTGGGACAGCTGCACTTGGCCTGGCACGAGGGCCTGGACCAGTGCGACCCGGGCTGGCTGGCCGACGGCAGCGTGCGCTACCCGATCCAGACGCCGCGCCGGCGCTGCGGGGGCCCAGCCCCGGGCGTGCGCACCGTCTACCGCTTCGCCAACCGCACCGGCTTCCCGGCGCCCGGAGCGCGCTTCGATGCCTACTGCTTCCGAG CTCATCACCCAACACCACATCAACATGGAGACCCAGAGACCCCCTCATCTGGGGATGAGGGGGAGATCCTGTCAGCAGAAGGGCCCCCAGCCCAAGAACTGGAGCCGAGCATTGGGGAGGAGATGGTCACCCCTGACTTCCAGGAGCCTCTAGTGTCCAGTGGGGAGGAAGAGCCTCTGATCTTGGCAGAGAAGCAGCAGTCTCGGGagacccccagccctgcccctggaggCTTCACGCTAGCCTCAAGGCCCTCCCTGGAGGCTGAAGAGGCATGGCTGAGCCCAGcgacccccagccccagcagccttAGCACTGCAGTGGGCACACACACGGAGGCAACTCCAACTGGCCCCATACCCAGGAAGAGGGGACGCTTTAAAGGATTGAATGGGCGCCACTTCCAGCAGCAGGAACCCCAGCAAGGCCTGGAGATGGGGCTTGAGGCCGGCACCCAGCCCCCGACCCCAGAGGCTCCTGGGAATCACGTGGAGCCTCTGCTGGCCACCGGAGCCACAGATGCCTCAGGGACTAGCCGGAGCCAAAGCCCCTGGGCTGTGCTGACCAATGAGGTGGATATGCCTGAGGCTG GTTCCCCTGGTGGCAGGAGCCCTCCAGAGTCCTGGCTGTGGCCCCCAACCGTGGTCCCACCTAGCATCCCAGGCCCCAGCAGGGTCCTTGGCCTGGAACTTGAGGAAGCCAAGGGCCCCAGTGTGAGGCCAGCCACTCCTGACCTGCCCTGGTCCCCCTCAGAGGGCACTGCCCTGGCACCCAGCCCCTCAGAGGGCCCCAGCTCTGCTTCCTGGGAGGTAGCTCCCATGGTCTCTTCCCCAGACCTCCCTGTCATGGCCATGCTTCGTGCCCCGAAACTGTGGCTTCAGCCACACCCTACACCCCTCCCCACGCAGGCCGACAGGGTCAAGGGGCATAGTGAGGCCATAGCCACCATCTCACCCTCTCCTGCCTCAGATACTGAGGTTatcccccaggaccccatccatCCAGAGGTGCattccttgtccctctcctcagTCCCAACAGGACAGGGTAGAGAGGCCACATCCTCAACAGTCGGCAGCCACAGAGCGGGATATCCAATAGGTTTCTCGCAGACAGCCACAGACACACAAACTGGACCCAGTCCTGACTCTCCCAGGGCAGACTTTGGAGAAACTGGGGGGACCAGCCCTACTGGGCTCAGCAAAGCTGAGCTCCCCAGATCCACTCCACAAGCTTCTGTGGACAGGAATGTGGAAGATTTCGCCCCCACTGAAACAGCCATTGAGCCCCCAGGAGTGAGAGACATCTCGAGGTCTGACTCTCAGGCCACCATGGACGAGGCACAGGGCACGTGGCCCTCACTGCACAGTGAGGGGTTGGACTCTCTCCCCACATCTGCACCCTCGGGGGTCCCCAGAGTCTTCTTGATTCCTGGGGTCACCCCAAGTTTGGAACCTTGGGCTGCTATAAATGGAGAAGCCATGTTGGGGCCCACGGATTCCACAGCCAACCTGGATCCCAGTGATGCTGGTAGGATTTGGGAACCTGGATCCCATGTGGTTGAGGGAGCCGAAAGCCCCCCAACCTTGAGCCCTCAAATGGCTGTGAATTCGAGCATGGCAATGTCCCTCTCGTCCCCGGACCCAGGGGACAAGGTTGGGGTCCTGGCTGTGTCCACAATGACCTCCTCAAGCTCCCAACCCCAtccagggccagagggccaggTGGTGACCCAGGGAACACTGGGAGACTTGGCCCCTTCACATGAGGGTAGTCCCCCAGGGGAGCCTGGTTTTCCTCCTTGGACACCGAAAGCAGCTGGCATGGACAAgcctgtctcagtttcctcaggaGAGCCTACAATGCCAGGGGACACCCCCAGCACCCATCCGCCTGCCTCCCTGGACCCAGAGGAGTTTGAGCTGGAggtcctggcagggagcccagatgTGGAGGGCTTCTGGGAGGAGACAGCAAGTGGAGAAGAGCCGACcctaccagggatccctggaaacaGGAGTGCAGAGGAGG CCCCCTTGGATCCATGCGAGAACAACCCTTGCCTGCATGGCGGTACCTGTAAAGCCAATGGCACCATGTATGGCTGTAGCTGTGACCAGGGCTTCACCGGGGAGAACTGTGAGATCG ATATTGATGACTGTGTCTCCAGCCCCTGTGAAAATGGAGGCACCTGCATTGACGAGGTCAACACATTCGTCTGTCTTTGCCTCCCCAGCTATGGGGGCAGCCTCTGCGAGAAAG ACACAGAGGGCTGTGACCATGGCTGGCACAAGTTCCAGGGCCACTGCTACCGCTATTTTGCCCATCGACGGGCATGGGAGGACGCCGAGAGGGACTGCCGCCGCCGAGCTGGCCACCTGACCAGCATCCACTCGCCTGAGGAGCACAGCTTCATTAACA GCTTTGGGCGTGAAAACACCTGGATCGGCCTGAATGACAGGATCGTGGAGAGGGATTTCCAGTGGACGGACAACACAGGGCTG GTCCTTGTGGCTCTGAGATTCTGGAGTTGGCAGAGGAGCTTCAGCAAAGCCCCAGATGGCCCTTGA